Proteins encoded by one window of Clostridium perfringens:
- a CDS encoding cell division protein ZapA, which translates to MATVTVTINGVEYNLKGHEDGEYLKKVAEYVEEKTQEMATKNNKLSALGVLSLSALNIADELFKGNDEYNQLIDYYEKVKSELEKSKKEIEDLKELEGESVSLKEKLDKITSEKEALEKSFNELKDKKEEIEKSREELNNKFNKLNSENSNLKEELKNTNNRMNNSNEEIANLKKEIERLKSENNSLKSAKDKNSHEVEKLSKELKEVKSNNAELNKTIEISRNKEKNLSNEINNLKSKNNNVEKELRDLKEKNNSLSSIVTEAKKNLELLNKEINSLKERNKTQREENEKLTLEGENLKINCKEIEEKLEGLNKENGQLKETSELLNKEKIWIKDQNSGLKKQILELEENLQLALEEKDALGKKISEDMEVEMKALKEEAEEVKAEMEILEEEAKKLKREKELLMENNKELRRNWQTAKYKLLDLEQKYLDSQVKLATSKKSNNVLLKKK; encoded by the coding sequence ATGGCGACTGTTACGGTAACAATAAATGGAGTTGAATATAATTTAAAAGGCCATGAAGACGGAGAATATTTAAAAAAAGTAGCTGAATACGTAGAAGAAAAAACACAAGAGATGGCAACAAAAAATAATAAATTAAGTGCACTTGGAGTTTTATCTTTATCTGCATTAAACATAGCTGATGAATTATTTAAAGGAAACGATGAATATAATCAACTTATAGATTATTATGAAAAAGTAAAATCTGAATTAGAAAAGTCCAAAAAAGAAATAGAAGATCTTAAAGAACTAGAAGGAGAAAGTGTTTCTTTAAAGGAAAAACTAGATAAGATTACTTCAGAGAAAGAAGCCTTAGAAAAGAGTTTTAATGAATTAAAAGATAAAAAAGAAGAGATTGAGAAAAGCAGAGAAGAACTTAATAATAAATTTAATAAGCTAAATAGTGAAAATTCTAATTTAAAAGAAGAGCTTAAGAATACAAATAATAGAATGAATAATTCTAATGAGGAAATAGCTAATTTAAAGAAAGAAATTGAAAGATTAAAAAGTGAAAATAATAGTTTAAAATCAGCTAAGGATAAAAACTCACATGAAGTTGAAAAATTAAGTAAAGAACTTAAAGAGGTTAAATCAAATAATGCTGAGTTAAACAAAACTATAGAAATCTCAAGAAATAAAGAGAAAAACTTAAGTAATGAGATTAATAATTTAAAAAGTAAAAATAATAATGTGGAAAAAGAGCTTAGAGATCTTAAGGAAAAAAATAATAGCTTAAGCAGTATAGTTACTGAAGCTAAGAAAAACTTAGAACTATTAAATAAAGAGATTAATAGCTTAAAGGAAAGAAATAAGACTCAAAGAGAAGAAAATGAAAAGTTAACTTTAGAAGGAGAAAATCTAAAGATTAATTGCAAAGAAATAGAAGAAAAACTTGAAGGTTTAAATAAAGAAAATGGACAACTTAAAGAAACTTCAGAGCTTTTAAATAAAGAAAAAATTTGGATTAAAGATCAAAATAGTGGTTTAAAGAAGCAAATTTTAGAGTTAGAAGAAAATCTTCAATTAGCTTTAGAAGAAAAAGATGCTTTAGGTAAGAAGATTTCAGAGGATATGGAAGTTGAAATGAAAGCCTTAAAGGAAGAAGCTGAAGAAGTTAAGGCTGAAATGGAGATTTTAGAAGAGGAAGCTAAAAAGTTAAAAAGAGAAAAAGAACTTTTAATGGAGAATAATAAAGAGTTAAGACGTAACTGGCAAACAGCTAAGTATAAACTTTTAGATTTAGAGCAAAAATATTTAGATTCTCAAGTTAAGCTTGCCACTTCAAAAAAATCAAATAATGTTCTTTTAAAGAAAAAATAA
- a CDS encoding histidinol phosphate phosphatase, translating to MLYDCHIHTEFSADSELKIKDILEKAKKNNLGIITTEHLDYNLKTHPQFAELDIEGYLKEYSKYRGENMQQGVELGLAMNNVDENFAFYEKYKDKFDMIIGSIHSINGVTLSRFLKQDTRPKEVVYGEYLDNMLKCIEFYDIFDTLGHIDYPCRYSTYNDKEMTLKDFKSKFQAIFKTLIAKNKVLELNTTRLDDETSFKNMVEIYSYYRELGGKYITLGSDSHKIEHVGRNFEKLYKFLEETKLTPCYFKDRKLIPCSYPL from the coding sequence ATGCTTTATGATTGTCACATACATACAGAATTTTCAGCTGACTCTGAATTAAAAATTAAGGATATATTAGAGAAGGCTAAAAAAAATAATCTCGGAATAATAACTACAGAGCATTTAGATTATAATTTAAAAACTCACCCTCAATTTGCTGAACTTGATATTGAAGGTTATTTAAAGGAATACAGTAAATATAGAGGAGAAAATATGCAACAAGGTGTAGAACTTGGACTTGCAATGAACAATGTAGATGAAAACTTTGCCTTTTATGAAAAATACAAAGATAAATTTGATATGATAATAGGTTCTATTCATTCTATAAATGGTGTTACTCTTTCTAGATTTCTAAAACAAGATACTAGACCTAAAGAAGTTGTTTATGGTGAATATCTTGATAATATGCTTAAATGCATAGAATTTTATGATATTTTTGATACTTTAGGACATATAGATTATCCTTGTAGATACAGTACTTATAATGATAAGGAAATGACTCTTAAGGATTTTAAATCTAAATTCCAAGCTATTTTTAAAACACTAATAGCTAAAAATAAAGTTCTTGAACTTAATACTACTCGTTTAGATGATGAAACTTCCTTTAAAAACATGGTAGAAATCTATTCATACTATAGAGAACTTGGAGGTAAATATATAACCCTTGGTTCAGATTCTCACAAAATAGAGCATGTAGGTAGAAATTTCGAAAAACTTTATAAATTCTTAGAAGAGACAAAATTAACTCCTTGTTACTTCAAGGACAGAAAATTAATTCCATGTTCATATCCCCTATAA